The proteins below come from a single Falco peregrinus isolate bFalPer1 chromosome Z, bFalPer1.pri, whole genome shotgun sequence genomic window:
- the SERINC5 gene encoding serine incorporator 5 isoform X2, giving the protein MSAPCCAGQIPFYKQMCKGIQAGETCEKLVGYSAVYKVCFGMACFFFLFFLFTIKINSSKSCRAYIHNGFWLVKLVILAAMCSGAFFIPDQDTFLNAWRYVGATGGFLFIAIQLILLVEFAHKWNKNWTAGANHKQMWNGLLALVTLILYSVAVAALVLMALFYTRADGCMYNKVLIGVNGGLCLFVSLVAISPCVQNRQPHSGLLQSGVISCYVMYLTFSALSSKPPETMLDENNQNITICVPEFSQGLHRDENLVTGLGTTILFGCILYSCLTSTTRASSEALRGIYATPETDVARCCFCCVPDGDGDAEEHVEKRGGQTVIYDEKKGTVYSYAYFHFVFFLASLYVMMTVTHWFHYESAQMEKFFTGTWSIFWIKMVSCWVCVCLYLWTLTAPLCCPSREFSV; this is encoded by the exons ATTCCCTTCTACAAGCAGATGTGCAAGGGTATTCAGGCGGGTGAGACGTGTGAGAAGTTGGTGGGATACTCTGCAGTGTACAAAGTCTGTTTTGGAATggcctgttttttctttttgttcttcttgtTCACCATCAAaattaacagcagcaaaagctgccGAGCATACATTCATAATGG ATTCTGGCTTGTTAAACTTGTAATTCTGGCAGCAATGTGCTCAGGAGCCTTCTTCATTCCTGATCAGGACACTTTCCTCAATG CCTGGCGCTACGTAGGAGCAACAGGAGGTTTCCTTTTCATTGCCATTCAGCTCATCCTGCTTGTTGAGTTTGCAcacaaatggaataaaaattg gACTGCAGGTGCAAACCACAAGCAGATGTGGAATGGTTTGCTTGCCCTGGTCACTCTCATCTTGTACTCCGTTGCTGTGgcagccctggtcctcatggcTCTTTTCTACACGCGCGCTGATGGCTGCATGTACAACAAGGTCCTGATCGGTGTTAATGGTGGCCTGTGCCTCTTTGTGTCGCTGGTGGCCATATCACCGTGTGTCCAGAATC GCCAGCCCCATTCTGGATTGCTGCAGTCAGGAGTTATCAGTTGCTACGTCATGTACCTCACTTTCTCAGCACTATCCAGCAAGCCACCAGAAACTA tgctGGATGAAAACAATCAGAATATCACAATCTGTGTACCTGAATTTAGTCAAGGCCTGCACAGAGATGAAAACCTGGTTACTGGCCTGGGTACTACCATTTTGTTTGGCTGCATTTTATATTCTTG TTTGACTTCAACAACACGTGCAAGCTCAGAGGCACTGAGGGGAATATATGCAACACCTGAAACTGAC GTAGCTCgttgctgcttttgctgtgtgcCTGATGGAGATG GTGATGCTGAAGAGCATGTTGAAAAAAGGGGAGGTCAGACTGTGATTTACGATGAGAAGAAAGGCACAGTATACAGTTACGCCTACTTCCACTTCGTTTTCTTCTTGGCTTCGCTCTACGTGATGATGACAGTAACTCACTGGTTCCA TTATGAAAGTGCTCAGATGGAAAAATTCTTCACCGGAACCTGGTCCATCTTCTGGATTAAGATGGTCTCCTGCTGGGTTTGTGTCTGTCTGTACTTGTGGACTCTTACTGCTCCACTCTGTTGTCCATCCAGAGAGTTCTCAGTGTGA